In Candidatus Omnitrophota bacterium, the genomic window AAACACGAACCGATTCCTTATATTACCGGAGAAATCGAGTTTTTTTCCATTCCTTTTTCCATTTCTAATGGCGTATTCATCCCCCGGCCGGATACGGAGACGCTCGTATCGGCGGCGTTGGATATTTTGAAGAAGTTAAACGATCCTAAAATCTACGATATGGGATTCGGATGCGGCAACGTGATCATCTCCTTGGCGCTGAACCTGGAAAGCGGCGTCTTTTGGGGCAGCGATATATCTAGCCAGGCTTATAAGGTCGCTATGCAAAACGTTACCCGCCACGAATTGAATAGCTATGTTACCCTGCGCGAGGGCAATCTATTCGCTCCCATGAGAACCGAACTAACCAAGGATTTCGACATGATCGTCAGCAATCCGCCTTACGTCAAAACCGGCGATATCCAAAAGCTCCCCAATCAAATCCGCGATTTCGAACCGGTTATCGCTTTGGATGGAGGACGCGATGGGATGAACTTTATCAAGTCGTTCCTGGACGGCGCTCCCCCCATGCTCAAGCCCGGCGGCTATCTCCTCCTGGAAGCCGATCCTACGATCATGTCGACGATTCGCACCGAAGTAAGGCGGCGTGGCCTATTCGAAGATTTCGCCGTGCATAACGACGCTTCCGGAAAAGAACGAGTATGTCAGTTCCGGACGAAATCCCGTTAGGCGGTTGGAATTGTCTATGATGGAGTCGCAATGCGGAAAGCGAATACTCGCCTGTTTTTTGACATTTGAAATGGTTTTCGTATTCGCCGATTGTTCCAACGCCCCCTATTCTCAATTCAATCAAGGAGTCGTCAACCTCCATACCGGCGACGAGGCGAAGGCGGAATCGTCTTTTGAAGAGGCGGTACGTCAGGACCCCCATAACGCAGAAGCCTGGAATCAACTGGGCATAATCGCTTTCGATCGCGGCGATAAGGAGAAAGCAGAGAAATGTTTCCGTTCGGCGCTCGAATTGAAGCCCCATAACGCCGTCTATACCCGCAACCTGGCGATCGTCTTCGCGCAAAAGAAAGAGTTGGATTTAGCGGACCGGATGCTCGGCAAAGCGCTCGAGTTGGATCCTTCCGATGCCGATACCTATGTGGCGTTGGCGAAAGTCAAAGCCTTGACCGGCGATAAAGAGTCCGCCCGCCAAGCTGCGGAAAAAGCGCTCAAGTTGAATCCCGCCCATCAAGAGGCGATCGCAGTGCGCAGTTGGCTGCGAGAGCCTTCTCCCTAAAACCATAACGAAAAAAGAAAAGCGGCGCCAATCCATTCACGGCGCGAATCGCGGCGGATAGACTCTCCTTGTTACTGTAAATTAACCAAGTTATTGAAATCGTTTTCCTTTAACGGGTAGAGCAGGCGTCTCGCCTGCTCTATGAATGCAGGCGGGACGCCTGCTTTACCCTATATATTCCTCCATAGGATCAGGAGCCGCATGGCATGTTGACTTTTACGAATCCGCTCTTGTTATGGGCGTTTCCCGTTCTCGTTCTTCCTTGGATATTCCGCCGCCGGCGCGAGGAGCGGATATTGCATATCGATTTTCCCCTGCTTCGTTTTCTGCGCGAGTCGGAAGAGAAGGAGCGCGTCAATCCTTTCCTGCAGGAACTTTTGTTACTTCTTTTACGGACGATGTTATTGGCGATGCTGCTGCTCGCGCTGGCAGGTCCTAAATGGACAGTCGATGCTCCCGGACGAAAGAGTTTGTTTTCCTCATTGTTTTCTTTCGGGCGTATGTTTCAGTCTCACGTGCTGGTTTTAGATACTTCTTATAGCATGGGATATGGAACTGGGGAAACATCCTGGTTCCATCAAGCGCGCCAAGCTTGGGACCTTATAGAAAGAAATATTCGCGGCTTGTCGTTGGATCGCGTTCAATGGGATCGGACGACGGTTGCGCCGGATCGTTCTTCCCGCCTTTTCTCTCTCTCCTCCCGCGAGATAGAAACGTTGTTTCAATCTGCGCCTAGTGCGGAAGGAACGTCCGTTCCAGAATTGATGACGGCTTCCCAGCGATCCTTCGACGACGCTCATAGCATGATTCTCGTAACCGACGGCCAACGCCTGCCCTGGGCGCCGCTTTTGGATTCCTCGGTGGATTTCAAATTCCCCGCCTCTCTTCTCGCCGTTTCAGTAGGCGAGAAGCCTGTCGTCAATCGGTGGTGCGAAGTGAAGATGCTATCGTCTCCCCCATGGGGAATCGCCGGTTGGGAGACCATCGCGGGACAAACGCGCTCGCTGGGCGGCGACGGCGTTTCTGGGACTGTTTCCATTATTCATGCGGAATCCGGCGATCCCGCCTATTCCGATGCGGTTTCGTTTCCCGCATCCCCGAACGCCGTTGCGGCGCTGCCTTTTCTTTTCACCTCTCGATTCTCCGATTTAATGGCGAGGGACGTCCAACGTAAGCGCCCCGATGTATTGAAATTTTCCATTAAGCTGGAACCGGCGGACCCGCTTCCCATCGATAACGAGATGACGTTGGAGGTTCCCGTAATTGAAAATTTCTCCCTAGCGATTCTCTGCGACGCCGCCGTGGATTCCCCAGTTTTGTCCATTCTAACATCGGCTCTCAATCCGCTGGCCGGTTCGCCGCAATCGCCGCCGGTTCGTCTGGAAAACCTTAATCCGCCCCTTCGCGAAATCTCTGAGTCGGTCGATCTCGCCGTTATCGTTCCCAGCCTCGTATCTACCTGGTCGCCTTTGGAATCCACCGCTGCGATGGAATACATCAAAAACGGCGGCGCCGCCATTATTTTTACAATCGCATCCGAAATGGAGTTGGAATCCTGGAATCGCTTCTTGACGGAACTGGGATGGGTATGGAATCCAACGGAAGCGTCCGCCGCGCCGGAAGGCGTTGCCGTCTCCAGCGCAGGACTCTTGACACAATCACTGAAAGTTTGGGAAGAATCGATATGGAAGCCTTGGCTGCCCAAGCGTCATGGAAACTTGAAAACGGGCGCTTCCCTCGTTTCCTACCGCCTGGGCGATCAAAGTTGCGGCTTAATCGCGGAAGCGTCATTGGGCAAGGGAAAATTCTGGTTGGTCAATACATCGCTCGCCCTCGATTCCGAAACGCTCCTATCCCCCGCGCTGCCTCCCTTCCTGTGGGAAACGGCCAAAGAAGCGGCGCGGCTGAAAAAGCAATACGCGCTTACCCTCCCGGCGCCAAAACCGGAATCCAACCTCACCCTCCTGACGGATCAAGAAAAATCGCAATTGTCCGAACGGTACGGCGTTCAATTCACGGGAATGGAAACCCTGGAAAAGACGCTGAATAGCCGCTTCGGCGGAACCGACCTGCGAATGCTGCTCCTCTTCCTCTGCGTCCTGCTAGGCTTAACGGAATCCTGGCTCTCCAACCATTTGGCGTCGATATAGAGGGGAATTTCGACGAGAAACGATTATCGCGCCATAGTTCCTTTACCAATCAACTGATATTCTGCTATTCTTTAGAGTGAAGACGATAATAAAGGAGTTTATTCCATGAGTGAATTGGTGCTTCACGACGTGGACGAAAGTATTCTGGATCGTTTAAACCAAACCGCTTCATCGCATGGAGTCTCGATAGAGGAAGAGGCGAAAAATATTTTAAATAACCATCTTTTCGCTTCCAAATCAAAAGAAAACGCTCTTGCGAAAACGCGCGCCATTCGCCGCCGCACCGCTGGACGGACTCATACAAGCGGAGTTCAGATTAAACGGGAAATCTACGAGAAAACATCCTAAAGATTAGCCAAATCCATATTGAGATTATGCTCATAATCGTCGATGCTTGCGTCGTTATAAAATGGTTCTTTGAAGAAGAAATGAATGAGGAGGCGGATCGTCTTCTCTCTGGCGATTATACGGTGAGCGCGCCTTATTTTCTGCTCTTGGAATTTTCCAATTTCCTTCTTAGAAAGCGCCGCAAGGGCGAACTCTCCGATAAAGAAGCACGCGAGGTTCAGATGACAGTTCTCGATTGCATCGATATATTTCATTCCACAGATCAACTTATCCCTAGAGCGAATCAAATTTCCACTGAAATTAACCACTCGCCCTACGATTGTCTCTATTTGGCCGCCGCGGAATCTCAACGATCTTTCCTAATCACGGCCGATAGAGAATTGTATGATCGGGTGAGGAATAGTCCTTATCGCAACATTATCGCATGGATTGAATATCCAGTTTTATAAGATTAATTATGGGTTCATTAATCAAGAAAAAAAGTATTATTAAATTGCAATGAAGCTATTCAAGCAACTCAAAAAATATTCCCATTAAATACGCATAAGGATCATTTATCATCATTTTAAAAGAGAATCGTAAAGAGATCGGAAATGAAACACGAAGGGCATAAATATTAAGAGGATTTCCAATGGCTTCTCTTACGAATATGCAAGATTTACGGACTATTCTAGGCCATCTGAACGCGGAAAAACCTGCGGGGCTAGGACTGAAAGATGGAGAAACGGCGCGTCAGGAACGAGGCGGCGATTTTTTGCGCAGATTGAATCTCGAACTAGAAAGCCGTCAGGGAAAAGCGCGGGTGCTTGTTACAGGACAAATTGGGGTTGGGAAGTCTACCGAATTATTACACTTTTTTCATAACCACGGTGGAATAAAAAAAACTGGTTATTGGATTTTCTGTAATTTAGAAAAAGATGAACATCCGGAACGATGCGGCGCAACAGGAGTTTTTCTTACAATTTTAAGAGATTGTTGGGGGGCAACACGAAATTTACGTAATAAAGCTGATCTACCACAAAGGGACAAAAAAGAATATCTTCAGTTACGGGATGAAATATTGAAAAGATTAATCGATTGGCTAAAAGGTGAGATCATTGAAGATGACGCAACAGCAATTTTTCGTTTTGGAAACATGGATTTTCCTGTATTTCTTGAAGAAAAGGGACAAGCATTAGCTCTTATATTAGGGAAAGCCTCTCAGCATGAAGCTGTTTCTCAACGTTCGGAACAATTCGGATTAGTTCCTGACTCTTTAGTAAATTTATTAAATAAATTACTAATATGGATAAAGAATGCATGGTATGAACGTCCACCTGTTTTAATTGTCGATCATGTAGATAAAATCCGTGATTCAACAGCCGCTAGCGAAGTTTTAAAAGAATCTATTCCGCATTGGCAACGAATTGAAGCCTCCATCATCATGACGGCGCCTTATGAATATACGCTGGGAGAGATGCGCCATTCCGTCGAATCGTATTGGGGAAGGCCGTTGATGATTTATCCGCTAGAGATTCCCGAATTGGATGAGAGCGACATTCCTTCCATTTATCATGATATACTCAAGAGTTGCGGATTGTATACGCTCATCACGACGGATAGTTTAAGATTACTGGCTCATTATAGCGGGGGAATACCTCGTTCCTTCGTCCAGTTTTTGATAGAAGCCAGTAAAGAAGCGCATTTGTCAGGGCATAAAAGAATTGAAACTTCCGATGCGCAGGCAATTATATACAATGCGGAAAGAGCGTATCAGGATTATGGTCCAACTCAAATGGATTTATTGGATCAGATTACGCAAAATAAAATCGGATTAAATCAATCGGCGTATCTTTTGCGATCCCCGATTGGGCTGCTGGTATTGGAAGCTAAAGAGGGAGTGCAACCCTTACGTGTTCATCCATTGGCTCAAAAAATGCTGGAACGCTATCGGATGAATCCGATGAAAAGCGCAATATAATATGTCTACCGCCGAACAATTCGCCCAATCCATCCTGTTAGAAAATCGCGGCGTTCATGTCCTGCTTTGGAGCGATCAAGACGATCTCTATCGAGCTTTGATCGTCATTCTTTCCGTCCTGAAAGACCAGCCGGTTTATCCCTTGCTGCTTACTTCTACAAATGAATCCATTTCAAAACTTAGAAGCTTATTCGAGATAAAACAACCGCCGCAAGAAATCGATGGGGAGACAGACGAATCCCTGCTGCCTGCAAGAAAAGACCTTTTGATATTCTTTATTCAACAAGCGACAAGTAAAATGATCGGACCATGGTTGAATGGATGGCGGAGCCAAATAGCCTCTTCCCCTGGAACCCTCTTAGTGATTCGTCACGCCGATTTTATGGACTTTCAAAGAGAGGCGCCCGATTTAGCGTCCTTTTTCGGTTCGAAAAATCAGGATTCCGCTTCTATGTTATCGCTCTGGAATAAAGAAACCGCCCAAAATATCAAAATAAATTTACCGAAAGAACTTCATGATATTCTCATAAAACTACCAGGAGAACTCCCTTCCAAGAAAGAAATTGAATTTTGGATAAAACAACATCCTCCTATTGACGCATAGATTCTTGCTATGAATAGTTTACCTTTTAAGGAAATTCAAAATTTATTTTTGAAATGTTTGAAAGAGGCGAATATTTTTGATCGTCCCGATTCCGATGGCAGGTTATTCGAAGCGGAAGACATTACAAAAGATAATAAAAGATGGTTAGCGGTTGCGGCAGGAGTCAATAAAAAAGAAGCAAGCGAGCTATTCTTCGGAAATAAATCGCGCGCCGTCAAAGCGGAGTATCCAATCCGCTTCCATCGATCCGGCGAAATCCGAATGTTATTTATCGTTCGTCCCTTCGATAGCGATTTATCCAAAGTTCAACCCTTATCATTAATAATGCCTTTCGCGAAAACCATTCCATGGTTGGAAGTACGTCAAGCCTATCTTAGAGTTTCGAATTTACCTCAAAATGATAAAAATATCGATAATATTCGTTGGGAGTGGGATTGCAATTACTTCAGAGAAAAGCCGCAAGAATTTTGGCTCAAAGGTTGGTTCGATGAATTAGGTTTTAATCCATCCCACTCGCCATCTCATCTTCATTTTAATTCGAATAAATCAATCCAAAATAATCCATCGAGCATCCGTGATGGCGATTTAGCGGATGATTTGCGCCTTGCCATAGGAAATCCCAATCCTCTCGCTTTTATTATTTCGCTTGCCTTATGGATAAAGACTTTGCAAGTACGATAAAATAATTTGAGTTAATGAATCTCATGCCACCATCCTTCCCCCCCCGCGATCTTAAATTCATAACCGTCTTGTTAGCCATCCTCTTTCTGTTCGCGCCGCTTTTTCCTCAATTGTCCACTCCCCAGTTCGCCTATTTCTTTCGTTCCGTCATTGATCTTTTGATTGTCGTTGCTTTCTGCCGGTTGGGATTGGTTTCGGCGATGGCTCGAATTCTGCTATTCCCTATATCGATCCCTGCTCTTGCGGGATTGGCTTGGCTGTTCTTGGAATTGATGCAAACGCCTGACTTGTATCGCGCCAAAGGCAAGTGCATGGTTTTATTAACGGTGTGGATGTTGTTCGTCCTGATGCGTCTGATTCCCATAACGAATGCTTCGCGGCGCTGGCTTTGTCTTTGTCTCGCGTTGGGCGGCGTTCTCGCCGCTTTGCATGGGCTTTATTTGCAATGGACGGGCTTCGGCGAATTTATCGACGTTATGAAAGAAAACGCTCTCTATGACGACGCTATGCGCAAGGAACTCATCGTCTCGCTGGAAGCCAACCGCGCTTTGGGGCGCTTCGGCAATCCCAATCACCTGGCGGGGTATCTTGCGCTCTCGCTCTGGCCGTTCTGGTTCCTTTGGAAAGAAGAGCGCGCCGCCTGGCCGCGCCGCTTGCTGCCCGTGATGGCGCTTCCCATCTTGATTTGTCTTTACCGAACCTATTCCCGCAGCGGGCTGCTGGCTTTGCTCGCGGCGATGCTTTTCGTTTTTCTTTATGAATTGATCGAGCGAGGTTACGGTCCCCGGCTCATGCGTTGGGCTTGGATCGCTGGCGGATTATGTCTTGCGGGGATCGTCGCGGCGGGATTGCTGGGATGGTTCATGGCGCAGGGAATTATCCCCTCGCCGCCGCCGTCGCTTTTCGGTGGACGGCTATTGACGATATCGACGGTGGAAGCGCGGATGGATTTCTATCGCGGCGCTTTGGCGATTATCAAGCAAAATCCCTGGCTGGGCGTGGGGCCGGAAGGATTCGAATCTTACTACTGTTCCTTTATACGTCCCGGTGACCGCGAATCCCGTTATGTACATAATTTCCTGTTGGAAGCGGGCGTCGAGGGCGGCGCCATCGGTTTTTTCCTTGTCTCATGGCTACTTTTCGCCGTGATCCGATACTTGCGCCGCGCTTGGCAAAACTATCCGCATGAACGCGCCGTCATCTTCTCCGCCGCCGGTTGCTTTGGGACGCTCGTTTTTCTCTCTCTGTTGGATTTTCACAATAATCTTATGGAATTCTGGATTGCTCCCGTCTTTTTTTTGGGTTTGGCTTCTCGCAATTCTATTGCAGCGCCGCCGCCGGAGCGCTCACTGCGCTGGATGGGGATTGGATTCTGCGCGGTTCTGGCGTTGTCGTGGACGTTTTGGGGATTCTGCCGTTATTTCAACGAGATCGACCGCGACAAAGGGTATTATCTGGTTGTCGACCATCAGCCCGCCGCCGCCCAACAGGCTTATGAACGCGCTGTTCTGTTTGATCGGACGGACGCCGATTCCTGGCGCAGTCTAAGCCTGATTTGGGCGGAAATCCCCGAACGAGACGCCCAATTGCGCCGATTATCCTATATAAAAACCGCCGTCCGCTGGGCGCCGCGCCGCGCTTTGATCCGTTCCGATTACGCTGCAGCTCTCTTTGCGCTAGGATATTCCGAGCAAGCGCTGCGCGAAATCGAAATTGCGCAGCGTTTGTTTCCCGCCCGGCCCAAGTATTATGAAATCATGGCGGATTTTTACCGCCTCCTCGGCCAGCCGGAGCAAGCGGCGCAAGAAAAGCAAAAAGCCGAGGCCATCCAAAAAGAGATAGAAGCGCGATATCCGTCATGACCGCACAGACGTTAAA contains:
- a CDS encoding BatA domain-containing protein produces the protein MLTFTNPLLLWAFPVLVLPWIFRRRREERILHIDFPLLRFLRESEEKERVNPFLQELLLLLLRTMLLAMLLLALAGPKWTVDAPGRKSLFSSLFSFGRMFQSHVLVLDTSYSMGYGTGETSWFHQARQAWDLIERNIRGLSLDRVQWDRTTVAPDRSSRLFSLSSREIETLFQSAPSAEGTSVPELMTASQRSFDDAHSMILVTDGQRLPWAPLLDSSVDFKFPASLLAVSVGEKPVVNRWCEVKMLSSPPWGIAGWETIAGQTRSLGGDGVSGTVSIIHAESGDPAYSDAVSFPASPNAVAALPFLFTSRFSDLMARDVQRKRPDVLKFSIKLEPADPLPIDNEMTLEVPVIENFSLAILCDAAVDSPVLSILTSALNPLAGSPQSPPVRLENLNPPLREISESVDLAVIVPSLVSTWSPLESTAAMEYIKNGGAAIIFTIASEMELESWNRFLTELGWVWNPTEASAAPEGVAVSSAGLLTQSLKVWEESIWKPWLPKRHGNLKTGASLVSYRLGDQSCGLIAEASLGKGKFWLVNTSLALDSETLLSPALPPFLWETAKEAARLKKQYALTLPAPKPESNLTLLTDQEKSQLSERYGVQFTGMETLEKTLNSRFGGTDLRMLLLFLCVLLGLTESWLSNHLASI
- a CDS encoding tetratricopeptide repeat protein, producing the protein MMESQCGKRILACFLTFEMVFVFADCSNAPYSQFNQGVVNLHTGDEAKAESSFEEAVRQDPHNAEAWNQLGIIAFDRGDKEKAEKCFRSALELKPHNAVYTRNLAIVFAQKKELDLADRMLGKALELDPSDADTYVALAKVKALTGDKESARQAAEKALKLNPAHQEAIAVRSWLREPSP
- a CDS encoding type II toxin-antitoxin system VapC family toxin, which produces MNEEADRLLSGDYTVSAPYFLLLEFSNFLLRKRRKGELSDKEAREVQMTVLDCIDIFHSTDQLIPRANQISTEINHSPYDCLYLAAAESQRSFLITADRELYDRVRNSPYRNIIAWIEYPVL
- a CDS encoding O-antigen ligase family protein, with protein sequence MPPSFPPRDLKFITVLLAILFLFAPLFPQLSTPQFAYFFRSVIDLLIVVAFCRLGLVSAMARILLFPISIPALAGLAWLFLELMQTPDLYRAKGKCMVLLTVWMLFVLMRLIPITNASRRWLCLCLALGGVLAALHGLYLQWTGFGEFIDVMKENALYDDAMRKELIVSLEANRALGRFGNPNHLAGYLALSLWPFWFLWKEERAAWPRRLLPVMALPILICLYRTYSRSGLLALLAAMLFVFLYELIERGYGPRLMRWAWIAGGLCLAGIVAAGLLGWFMAQGIIPSPPPSLFGGRLLTISTVEARMDFYRGALAIIKQNPWLGVGPEGFESYYCSFIRPGDRESRYVHNFLLEAGVEGGAIGFFLVSWLLFAVIRYLRRAWQNYPHERAVIFSAAGCFGTLVFLSLLDFHNNLMEFWIAPVFFLGLASRNSIAAPPPERSLRWMGIGFCAVLALSWTFWGFCRYFNEIDRDKGYYLVVDHQPAAAQQAYERAVLFDRTDADSWRSLSLIWAEIPERDAQLRRLSYIKTAVRWAPRRALIRSDYAAALFALGYSEQALREIEIAQRLFPARPKYYEIMADFYRLLGQPEQAAQEKQKAEAIQKEIEARYPS
- the prmC gene encoding peptide chain release factor N(5)-glutamine methyltransferase, giving the protein MNVKDAIEQCVELFETRKVESPRLSAELLVAFAASMDRAQVLANPSKELSSHEQIQLKSILQRRAKHEPIPYITGEIEFFSIPFSISNGVFIPRPDTETLVSAALDILKKLNDPKIYDMGFGCGNVIISLALNLESGVFWGSDISSQAYKVAMQNVTRHELNSYVTLREGNLFAPMRTELTKDFDMIVSNPPYVKTGDIQKLPNQIRDFEPVIALDGGRDGMNFIKSFLDGAPPMLKPGGYLLLEADPTIMSTIRTEVRRRGLFEDFAVHNDASGKERVCQFRTKSR